One window of Agromyces rhizosphaerae genomic DNA carries:
- a CDS encoding LacI family DNA-binding transcriptional regulator yields the protein MANLEPDDAQAASRHHAPNIRDVATAAGVSYQTVSRVLNESPHVRPETRRKVLDTIAGLDYRPSRAARSLNYGRLGAVTVVTADTSLYGHARTLRGIEESARSTGHTVSITVVESESTSHVRRVVEHLGDPSSGAVVLIGFDPASFAVLAEIPAEVPVVVVAEPGHVDLGRPALSLDERSAAARATAYLLELGHTTVHRVAIPPERPSAGRQAGWRDALRASGAPIPEVISAGWSLQDGYEAGRRLATRDDVTAIFCGNDDIALGVRRAMYDAGLDVPRDVSIVGFDDAPSTALWTPSLTTVHMDFVTLGRAAHALADAVTRGESPAPPELPVPSLVVRESTAAPVRS from the coding sequence GTGGCGAACCTCGAGCCGGACGACGCGCAGGCCGCATCACGTCATCACGCGCCGAACATCCGCGACGTCGCGACGGCGGCCGGCGTGTCGTACCAGACGGTGTCGCGGGTGCTCAACGAGTCTCCTCACGTTCGGCCGGAGACCCGGCGGAAGGTGCTCGACACGATCGCGGGATTGGATTACCGACCCAGCCGTGCGGCGCGCTCCCTCAACTACGGTCGATTGGGCGCGGTCACGGTCGTGACGGCCGACACCAGCCTCTACGGCCACGCGAGGACGCTGCGCGGTATCGAGGAGAGTGCGCGCAGTACCGGGCACACGGTCAGCATCACCGTGGTGGAGTCCGAGTCGACCTCCCACGTGCGGCGGGTCGTGGAACACTTGGGCGATCCCAGTTCGGGCGCGGTGGTGCTCATCGGCTTCGACCCCGCGTCGTTCGCCGTCCTCGCCGAGATCCCGGCGGAGGTGCCGGTCGTGGTGGTGGCCGAACCGGGGCACGTCGACCTCGGTCGTCCGGCACTCTCGCTGGATGAACGGAGCGCCGCCGCCCGCGCGACCGCCTACTTGCTCGAACTCGGCCACACGACCGTCCATCGCGTCGCCATCCCTCCCGAACGCCCGTCCGCGGGGCGTCAGGCCGGCTGGAGGGATGCGCTGCGGGCGAGCGGTGCGCCGATCCCCGAGGTGATCTCCGCGGGCTGGAGCCTGCAGGACGGCTACGAAGCCGGGCGGCGGCTCGCGACACGCGACGACGTGACGGCGATCTTCTGCGGCAACGACGACATCGCACTGGGAGTGCGCCGCGCGATGTACGACGCCGGTCTGGACGTACCTCGTGACGTCAGCATCGTCGGCTTCGACGACGCCCCCTCCACCGCACTGTGGACTCCCTCGCTCACGACGGTGCACATGGACTTCGTCACTCTCGGCCGGGCCGCACACGCTCTGGCCGATGCCGTCACCCGTGGTGAGTCGCCTGCCCCGCCCGAGCTCCCCGTGCCCTCCTTGGTCGTGCGCGAGTCCACCGCCGCGCCGGTACGGTCGTGA
- a CDS encoding phosphotransferase family protein, whose translation MSPLADAVEVVETHAEAESLPLAPLLVLEPLRRYFDAASLGSGQLAWQRIGEGQANLTYLIRRGDESFVLRRGPRPPYPPSAHDMVREARIQRLVSQFGVPVPEIVSVCDDASVLGVPFYVMRFLEGEVITDDIPPALDAPEERRRTALAAVDALVDLHAIDVAAGEISAIGRPEGYLERQVRRFSAIWDQATERSVPEVQELGGWLAANLPETQRHSVVHGDFRLGNLMFERSAPARVAAILDWEMATLGDPLADLGYLTATYAVPGSSATPIELTSVTRSPGYPTRDELVARYAERTGLDVSGLAWYQALALWKAAIFCEAIYTRWRNGERPGDTFAPTLEAGIPAMLADAKQFVDLA comes from the coding sequence GTGAGCCCGCTCGCCGACGCCGTCGAGGTCGTCGAGACCCACGCCGAGGCCGAGTCGCTGCCGCTCGCGCCGCTACTCGTGCTGGAGCCGCTGCGCCGCTACTTCGACGCCGCGTCGCTCGGCTCCGGCCAGCTCGCCTGGCAGCGCATCGGCGAGGGGCAGGCGAACCTGACGTACCTCATCCGGCGGGGCGACGAGTCGTTCGTGCTGCGTCGGGGGCCGAGGCCGCCGTATCCCCCGTCGGCGCACGACATGGTGCGCGAGGCGCGCATCCAGCGACTGGTGTCGCAGTTCGGCGTGCCGGTGCCCGAGATCGTCTCGGTCTGCGACGACGCGTCGGTGCTCGGCGTGCCGTTCTACGTCATGCGCTTCCTCGAGGGCGAGGTCATCACCGACGACATCCCCCCGGCCCTCGACGCGCCCGAGGAACGGCGCCGCACTGCCCTCGCCGCGGTCGACGCGCTCGTCGACCTGCACGCCATCGACGTCGCCGCCGGCGAGATCTCGGCGATCGGCCGCCCGGAGGGCTACCTCGAGCGGCAGGTCAGGCGGTTCTCGGCGATCTGGGACCAGGCGACCGAGCGTTCCGTGCCCGAGGTCCAGGAGCTGGGCGGATGGCTCGCCGCGAACCTCCCCGAGACGCAGCGGCACTCCGTGGTGCACGGCGACTTCCGGCTCGGCAACCTCATGTTCGAACGGAGCGCGCCGGCCCGCGTGGCCGCGATCCTCGACTGGGAGATGGCCACGCTCGGCGATCCGCTGGCCGACCTCGGCTACCTCACCGCCACCTACGCCGTGCCCGGAAGCTCCGCGACCCCGATCGAGCTGACCTCGGTCACGCGGTCGCCCGGCTACCCGACCCGCGACGAACTCGTCGCGCGCTACGCGGAGCGCACCGGCCTCGACGTCTCCGGCCTCGCCTGGTACCAGGCGCTCGCGCTCTGGAAGGCAGCGATCTTCTGCGAGGCCATCTACACGCGCTGGCGCAACGGCGAGCGCCCCGGCGACACGTTCGCCCCGACGCTCGAGGCCGGCATCCCCGCGATGCTCGCCGACGCGAAGCAGTTCGTCGACCTGGCGTGA
- a CDS encoding acyl-CoA dehydrogenase family protein, whose translation MDATELDDLRLATRAFVRDVVIPAEPRPGDRLDPDVRRDLNVQAKAAGVFAPHAPVELGGRGLTIDQWSPVLQEAGYSPIGPSALNCMAPDEGNMHMLELIATPEQQARYLAPLVAGDIRSCFAMTEPHPGAGSDPAGLRTTATRVDGGWRIDGTKRFISGADGAAFAIVMARNDESDAAPAGATMLLVDADTPGMSLGASIHTIDRAIDGGHPFVHFDGCVVPDDAVLGEPGRGFAYAQVRLGPARLTHCMRWLGLARRAQDIALDRVAHRDLFGSPLKDLGVAQALIADSTIDIETSDAIIAKTAALLVSDSRAGSAMSSVAKVHCSEAIHRVIDRAIQLTGGDGVSDGLPLAQYLNEVRPFRIYDGSNETHRWAIARRASSARARAGEPRADVLLEPVE comes from the coding sequence ATGGATGCCACCGAACTCGATGACCTCCGACTCGCCACCCGGGCGTTCGTCCGCGACGTGGTGATCCCCGCCGAACCCCGCCCGGGAGACCGGCTCGATCCCGACGTCCGCAGGGACCTGAACGTGCAGGCGAAGGCCGCCGGCGTGTTCGCGCCGCACGCGCCCGTCGAACTGGGCGGTCGCGGGCTCACGATCGACCAGTGGTCGCCGGTGCTCCAGGAGGCCGGGTACTCCCCCATCGGCCCGAGCGCACTCAACTGCATGGCGCCCGACGAGGGCAACATGCACATGCTCGAGCTCATCGCGACGCCCGAGCAGCAGGCACGCTACCTCGCGCCGCTCGTCGCGGGCGACATCCGCTCGTGCTTCGCCATGACCGAGCCCCACCCGGGAGCCGGGAGCGACCCGGCGGGGCTCCGCACGACCGCCACCAGGGTCGACGGCGGCTGGCGCATCGACGGCACCAAGCGCTTCATCAGCGGCGCCGACGGCGCCGCGTTCGCGATCGTCATGGCCCGAAACGACGAGTCGGATGCCGCGCCGGCGGGCGCGACGATGCTCCTCGTCGACGCGGACACCCCCGGCATGTCGCTCGGCGCGTCGATCCACACCATCGACCGGGCGATCGACGGCGGGCATCCGTTCGTGCACTTCGACGGCTGCGTGGTGCCCGACGACGCCGTGCTCGGCGAGCCCGGTCGCGGATTCGCCTACGCCCAGGTGCGGTTGGGTCCCGCGCGACTCACCCACTGCATGCGCTGGCTCGGACTCGCCCGCAGGGCGCAGGACATCGCGCTGGACCGCGTCGCGCATCGCGACCTGTTCGGCTCGCCGCTCAAGGACCTCGGCGTCGCGCAGGCGCTCATCGCCGACTCCACGATCGACATCGAGACCTCCGACGCCATCATCGCGAAGACCGCGGCCCTGCTGGTCTCCGATTCCCGTGCGGGCTCGGCGATGAGCTCGGTGGCGAAGGTGCACTGCTCCGAGGCGATCCACCGCGTGATCGATCGCGCGATCCAGCTCACGGGCGGCGACGGGGTCTCCGACGGCCTCCCCCTCGCGCAGTACCTCAACGAGGTGCGTCCGTTCCGCATCTACGACGGGTCGAACGAGACGCACCGGTGGGCGATCGCGCGACGCGCGTCGTCGGCACGCGCGCGGGCGGGCGAGCCACGCGCCGACGTGCTGCTGGAGCCGGTCGAGTGA
- a CDS encoding SDR family oxidoreductase: MNDTGTPRRLVGRSAIVTGGSRGIGLAVAQRLVAEGARVLITGRKQESLDAAVETMPAGSAIAVAGKADDPEHRAAVLDTAAEAFGGLDILVNNAGINPLYGPLEALDLDGARKVLEVNVVATLAWVQEVVRHAGLRFRERHGSVVILSSVTGQVPSEGIGWYGVSKAANAHLTRTLGVELAPDIRVNAVAPAVVKTTFSRALYEGKESDVASDYPLGRLGTPDDVASAVAFLVSDDAAWITSQVLTLDGGLLTAGGTA, from the coding sequence GTGAACGACACCGGAACACCCCGCCGCCTGGTCGGCCGCAGCGCGATCGTCACCGGCGGCAGCCGCGGCATCGGCCTGGCGGTCGCGCAGCGGCTGGTCGCCGAGGGGGCCCGAGTGCTCATCACCGGCCGCAAGCAGGAGTCGCTCGACGCCGCCGTCGAGACCATGCCCGCCGGCAGCGCGATCGCCGTGGCGGGCAAGGCCGACGACCCCGAGCACCGGGCCGCTGTGCTCGACACCGCGGCCGAGGCGTTCGGGGGCCTCGACATCCTCGTGAACAACGCCGGCATCAATCCGCTCTACGGGCCGCTCGAGGCGCTCGACCTCGACGGCGCGCGCAAGGTGCTCGAGGTGAACGTGGTCGCGACCCTCGCCTGGGTGCAGGAGGTCGTGCGGCACGCCGGGCTCCGCTTCCGCGAGCGGCACGGCTCGGTCGTCATCCTCTCGTCGGTCACCGGCCAGGTGCCGTCGGAGGGCATCGGCTGGTACGGCGTGAGCAAGGCGGCCAACGCCCACCTGACCCGCACCCTCGGCGTCGAGCTCGCCCCCGACATCCGCGTGAACGCGGTCGCGCCGGCGGTCGTGAAGACGACCTTCTCGCGTGCACTCTACGAGGGGAAGGAGTCGGATGTCGCGAGCGACTACCCGCTCGGACGGCTCGGCACGCCCGACGACGTGGCGTCCGCCGTGGCGTTCCTCGTCTCCGACGACGCCGCCTGGATCACGAGCCAGGTGCTCACGCTGGACGGCGGTCTGCTGACCGCGGGAGGGACCGCCTGA
- a CDS encoding class I adenylate-forming enzyme family protein — translation MEAGRAGSTTDRPWLGSYPDRVDPEPVPEHATIVDAWRARVDADPDDIAIHYFDGVLTAGEVDRASDALAAAMQDRDVRAGDRVGIYLQNIPYYPITLLALWKIGAVAVPLNPMYRRAELRRLVDDAGIVGIVAAPVEADDLLATLEASTVGWVLSASDRDFQTTDDARVLAPLPATPLPDGDVGELIRRHDGRTPSPVALRGDDLAFITYTSGTTGPPKGALNSHRNFLHAAMNYATWVALAPGDVVLAIAPLFHITGLTLNAGIALLNRTALVLTARYEPGVIVQAIADHAVTFTIGSITAFNAMLTVPWATGRHFRSVRTFFSGGAPIPPATIATFQERFGPYLHNVWGMTETTGGGIAVPSGRLAPVDPSSGTLSIGVPMQNVAVRIVDEHGDPVPAGTEGELEFDAPQVVSGYWNKPDATASTFPGGRLRTGDVAIMDDDGWIYLVDRLKDLINASGFKVWPREVEDVLYAHPAVFEAAVVGEPDEYRGETVVAYVSLAPGSRVEPEELIAFSRERLAAYKYPRKVYVVDAIPKTATGKIQRGTVRAGTAAARPGTASDTRGAHT, via the coding sequence ATGGAGGCGGGACGAGCAGGGTCGACGACCGATCGCCCATGGCTCGGGAGCTACCCGGACCGGGTCGACCCCGAGCCGGTGCCGGAGCACGCGACCATCGTGGACGCGTGGCGAGCGCGGGTCGACGCCGATCCCGACGACATCGCCATCCACTACTTCGACGGCGTGCTCACGGCGGGCGAGGTCGACCGCGCCTCCGACGCACTGGCCGCGGCGATGCAGGACCGCGACGTGCGCGCCGGAGACCGCGTCGGCATCTACCTCCAGAACATCCCGTACTACCCGATCACGCTGCTCGCGCTGTGGAAGATCGGCGCCGTCGCGGTGCCCCTGAACCCCATGTACCGCCGGGCCGAACTCCGCCGGCTGGTCGACGATGCCGGGATCGTCGGGATCGTGGCGGCGCCGGTCGAGGCCGACGACCTGCTCGCGACGCTCGAGGCGAGCACGGTCGGGTGGGTGCTGTCGGCGTCGGATCGCGACTTCCAGACGACGGACGACGCGCGCGTGCTGGCCCCGCTCCCCGCGACGCCCCTGCCCGACGGCGACGTCGGCGAGCTGATCCGGCGACACGACGGCCGCACTCCTAGCCCCGTCGCGCTGCGGGGCGACGACCTCGCCTTCATCACGTACACCTCGGGCACGACCGGGCCCCCGAAGGGCGCGCTGAACTCGCACCGCAACTTCCTGCACGCGGCGATGAACTACGCCACCTGGGTGGCGCTCGCGCCGGGCGACGTCGTGCTCGCGATCGCGCCGCTCTTCCACATCACCGGGCTCACGCTCAACGCCGGCATCGCGCTGCTCAACCGGACCGCCCTCGTGCTCACGGCCCGCTACGAGCCGGGCGTCATCGTGCAGGCGATCGCCGACCATGCGGTCACGTTCACGATCGGCTCGATCACGGCCTTCAACGCCATGCTCACCGTGCCCTGGGCCACCGGCCGCCACTTCCGCTCGGTCAGGACGTTCTTCTCGGGCGGCGCCCCCATCCCGCCCGCGACCATCGCGACGTTCCAGGAGCGCTTCGGCCCCTACCTGCACAACGTCTGGGGCATGACCGAGACCACGGGCGGCGGCATCGCGGTGCCGTCCGGTCGGCTCGCCCCGGTGGACCCGTCCAGCGGCACGCTGTCGATCGGCGTCCCGATGCAGAACGTCGCCGTGCGGATCGTCGACGAGCACGGCGACCCGGTCCCCGCCGGCACCGAGGGCGAGCTCGAGTTCGACGCACCTCAGGTGGTGTCGGGCTATTGGAACAAGCCGGATGCCACGGCTTCGACCTTCCCCGGCGGGCGCCTCCGCACGGGCGACGTCGCGATCATGGACGACGACGGCTGGATCTACCTCGTCGACCGGCTGAAGGACCTCATCAACGCCTCGGGGTTCAAGGTCTGGCCGCGCGAGGTCGAGGACGTGCTGTACGCGCACCCTGCGGTGTTCGAGGCGGCGGTCGTCGGCGAGCCCGACGAGTACCGCGGCGAGACGGTCGTCGCCTACGTGTCGCTCGCACCCGGCAGCCGGGTCGAGCCCGAGGAGCTCATCGCGTTCTCGCGGGAGCGGCTCGCCGCCTACAAGTACCCGCGGAAGGTCTACGTCGTCGACGCGATCCCCAAGACCGCGACCGGCAAGATCCAGCGCGGCACAGTCCGCGCGGGTACCGCGGCCGCACGCCCCGGCACCGCATCCGACACCCGAGGAGCCCACACGTGA
- a CDS encoding TetR/AcrR family transcriptional regulator: MTQQMDVKEAGVAIADPTASDVAPIDDWRDYSDDPLPPILRAAVECFVESGFHGTTVRLIAARAGLSVPGYYHHYPSKEDTLVAVMRHAMADLYGRTLAADATAGSDPVDRLAAHVECLVLFHAHRGDLAFIAASEIRALGPSARDEHIAARDRQQAVLEQIVAAGVRSGAFDVAHERDAVRALVTMCTGVAQWFRPGGGLAAGQLADEYVELALRMLGSR, encoded by the coding sequence ATGACCCAGCAGATGGATGTCAAGGAGGCGGGCGTGGCCATCGCAGACCCGACCGCGAGTGACGTCGCGCCGATCGACGACTGGCGCGACTACTCGGACGACCCGCTCCCGCCGATCCTGCGCGCCGCCGTGGAGTGCTTCGTCGAGAGCGGCTTCCACGGCACGACCGTGCGCCTGATCGCGGCGCGGGCGGGGCTGTCGGTTCCCGGGTACTACCATCACTACCCGTCCAAGGAGGACACGCTCGTCGCGGTCATGCGCCACGCGATGGCCGACCTGTACGGGCGGACGCTCGCCGCCGATGCGACGGCCGGGTCCGACCCCGTCGACCGGCTCGCGGCGCACGTCGAGTGCCTCGTGCTCTTCCACGCCCACCGCGGCGACCTGGCGTTCATCGCCGCCTCCGAGATCCGCGCGCTGGGCCCGTCGGCGCGCGACGAGCACATCGCCGCCCGCGACCGGCAGCAGGCCGTGCTCGAGCAGATCGTGGCGGCGGGCGTGCGCTCCGGCGCGTTCGACGTCGCGCACGAGCGGGACGCCGTGCGCGCCCTCGTGACCATGTGCACCGGGGTCGCCCAGTGGTTCCGACCGGGCGGCGGCCTGGCTGCGGGGCAGCTCGCGGACGAGTACGTCGAGCTGGCGCTGCGGATGCTCGGCTCGCGCTGA
- a CDS encoding TetR/AcrR family transcriptional regulator, whose product MAGRNYPKGAAKREEILDVALETIARSGYDAATIRTIAEAAGLSKTGVGHHFASKHELLTAVLARRDEVGIEATQDVGPELLFETIREAITTRAKDTGLTELYVRLAAEATDPTNVAHQFFVDRYQRLEELGVGELAELQRAGGVPRNLDPKVLSVLISALVDGMQLRLLYDPTLDQDAVVDALRELLATAAKAPPHS is encoded by the coding sequence ATGGCCGGTCGCAACTACCCGAAAGGTGCCGCGAAGCGCGAGGAGATCCTCGACGTCGCGCTCGAGACGATCGCGCGCAGCGGGTACGACGCGGCGACCATCCGCACCATCGCCGAGGCGGCCGGCCTCAGCAAGACCGGGGTCGGCCACCACTTCGCGAGCAAGCACGAGCTGCTGACCGCCGTGCTCGCCAGGCGCGACGAGGTGGGTATCGAGGCTACGCAGGACGTCGGGCCGGAGCTGCTGTTCGAGACGATCCGCGAGGCGATCACGACCCGGGCGAAGGACACCGGCCTCACCGAGCTCTACGTCCGCCTCGCGGCCGAGGCGACCGATCCCACCAACGTCGCGCACCAGTTCTTCGTCGATCGGTACCAGCGGCTCGAGGAGCTGGGCGTCGGCGAGCTCGCCGAACTCCAGCGCGCGGGCGGCGTGCCGCGCAACCTCGACCCGAAGGTGCTCTCGGTGCTGATCTCGGCACTCGTCGACGGGATGCAGCTCCGGCTCCTGTACGACCCGACGCTCGACCAGGACGCGGTCGTCGACGCGTTGCGCGAACTGCTCGCGACCGCGGCGAAGGCACCGCCCCACTCCTGA
- a CDS encoding DUF7064 domain-containing protein, whose translation MVAAIDESLLIRERSEITDDWLSRVLDTPGLRIEEVRGIGAGAMALTLRVTYAGSRSGTTIVKLASEDESTRNVGLMMGAYRQEVRFYEHIREHIAGPLPTAHFSAFDPVEGWFTLVMEDVVDVVAGDQAVGATVEQAAEVMRMLAAVHAPVVGRDDLAELPPFAGAPENFMSTDLLSGCVTTFSERFGHRLDTEHIDVLERYALAADAYNADRRAPFGVVHADARLDNVLFGGHHGAVLVDWQTVQWGSVMTDVAYFLGSSLPVETRRAEEERLVRTYHEALVAHGVADFGWDEAWEGYRRQVFWGIAMPLVSAVFVENSERIQEVFVEWTISACQQAIDLGSLEFLPEVEERTALRVDPVDEGAHDTEPPKLWSESYYADAVSDDQRIGVYARIGDTRNLGRSLVSLAIVRPGQAPVILSDAEAPLPEWADDGVRLGVRAPSYTLEIDIAEPIERFTVAFEGEATTYADDVAILRGEAGVATQVSLRLTWERDGIDYRWRRATRYEIPCRVTGTITIDGEEFDFAGDGQRDHSWGIRDWWGNAWMWSAFRLDDGTKVHAVTVEETPGLAFGYVQKGDRIAELSAGGSTIEVGETGRLTKAIVKVDAEDLVVKVRPQAYGSLLLTADDGRVAHFIRALATFSTTDGREGVGWIEWEHLVDGPRGGLGL comes from the coding sequence ATGGTTGCTGCAATCGACGAGTCCCTGCTCATCCGCGAGCGCTCCGAGATCACCGACGACTGGCTCTCGCGGGTGCTGGACACGCCCGGCCTCCGCATCGAGGAGGTCCGGGGGATCGGCGCCGGGGCGATGGCCCTGACGCTCCGCGTGACGTACGCGGGGTCGCGCTCGGGTACGACGATCGTCAAGCTCGCCTCCGAAGACGAGTCGACGCGGAACGTCGGGCTCATGATGGGCGCGTACCGGCAGGAGGTGCGCTTCTACGAGCACATCCGCGAGCACATCGCGGGCCCGCTGCCGACCGCGCACTTCAGCGCCTTCGATCCGGTCGAGGGGTGGTTCACCCTCGTGATGGAGGACGTCGTCGACGTCGTCGCGGGCGACCAGGCGGTCGGCGCGACGGTCGAGCAGGCGGCCGAGGTCATGCGGATGCTCGCTGCCGTGCACGCGCCCGTCGTGGGGCGCGACGACCTGGCCGAACTGCCCCCGTTCGCCGGTGCGCCCGAGAACTTCATGAGCACCGACCTGCTGAGCGGGTGCGTGACGACGTTCTCGGAGCGGTTCGGGCATCGGCTCGATACCGAGCACATCGACGTGCTCGAGCGGTACGCCCTCGCCGCCGATGCGTACAACGCGGACCGGCGCGCGCCGTTCGGCGTCGTGCACGCGGACGCCCGCCTCGACAACGTCCTGTTCGGCGGGCACCACGGCGCCGTCCTCGTCGACTGGCAGACCGTGCAGTGGGGGAGCGTCATGACCGACGTGGCCTACTTCCTCGGCAGCAGCCTGCCCGTCGAGACTCGTCGCGCCGAGGAGGAGCGCCTGGTGCGCACCTACCACGAGGCACTGGTCGCGCACGGCGTGGCGGACTTCGGCTGGGACGAGGCCTGGGAGGGGTATCGGCGCCAGGTGTTCTGGGGCATCGCCATGCCGCTCGTCTCCGCGGTCTTCGTCGAGAACAGCGAGCGCATCCAGGAGGTCTTCGTCGAATGGACGATCTCCGCGTGCCAGCAGGCGATCGACCTCGGTTCGCTCGAGTTCCTCCCCGAGGTGGAGGAGCGGACGGCGCTGCGGGTCGACCCGGTCGACGAGGGTGCGCACGACACCGAGCCGCCGAAGCTGTGGAGCGAGAGCTACTACGCCGACGCGGTCAGCGACGACCAGCGGATCGGCGTGTACGCCCGCATCGGCGACACCCGGAACCTCGGTCGATCACTCGTGTCGCTCGCGATCGTGCGACCCGGGCAGGCGCCGGTGATCCTGTCTGACGCGGAGGCGCCGTTGCCGGAGTGGGCAGACGATGGTGTCCGGCTGGGGGTGCGTGCGCCGAGCTACACCCTCGAGATCGACATCGCGGAGCCGATCGAGCGCTTCACGGTGGCGTTCGAGGGCGAGGCCACGACCTACGCGGACGACGTCGCGATCCTGCGGGGCGAGGCGGGGGTCGCGACCCAGGTGTCGCTCCGGCTGACCTGGGAGCGCGACGGCATCGACTACCGCTGGCGACGGGCGACCCGCTACGAGATCCCCTGCCGGGTGACCGGCACGATCACGATCGACGGCGAGGAGTTCGACTTCGCCGGCGACGGGCAGCGCGACCACTCCTGGGGCATCCGCGACTGGTGGGGCAACGCCTGGATGTGGAGCGCGTTCCGGCTCGACGACGGCACGAAGGTGCATGCGGTGACCGTCGAGGAGACGCCCGGTCTCGCGTTCGGGTACGTCCAGAAGGGGGACCGCATCGCCGAGCTGAGCGCGGGCGGCTCGACGATCGAGGTCGGCGAGACCGGCCGGCTCACGAAGGCGATCGTGAAGGTCGACGCGGAGGACCTCGTGGTCAAGGTGCGACCTCAGGCCTACGGGTCGCTCCTGCTCACCGCCGACGACGGGCGCGTCGCGCACTTCATCCGCGCGCTGGCGACGTTCTCGACGACCGACGGCCGCGAGGGCGTCGGCTGGATCGAGTGGGAGCACCTCGTCGACGGCCCCAGGGGCGGGCTCGGGCTGTGA
- a CDS encoding oxygenase MpaB family protein, translating to MTMGTIYDITETHEEPAPKPITDADVQGDERRWRRGYVPVAAGETTKADGTPDYGVFGPDTVVWEVFTHPAMVIFHHAAQKLAQDVYLPIQAAVRDYEPLNKKARAGVFTLFDAMERVTRGAGMHVPLWLGDTATAEHMASWLHKIHTPLKGDVIDSGRPELGGYDAVSTRETLWATYTEMHPMLCAYEAFAWNGWRAPKRLPAWKRDKFMDESANYAILHGADPDEVPHSMAELDALYAKYAEFFAHSETVQNQLDTGESILDVSARVGKKNWDKTQSKALKVIFVAILGMELPMLGALPRPYRLAHGLSPAKATWAAIVAKLFVPVAWFMQRPRFERKWIRTLWGPDGQRLIDSARKVRAEYLAAHPETLKSPQHA from the coding sequence ATGACCATGGGAACCATCTACGACATCACCGAGACGCACGAGGAGCCGGCGCCGAAGCCGATCACCGACGCGGACGTCCAGGGTGACGAGCGACGCTGGCGGCGGGGCTACGTCCCGGTCGCGGCGGGCGAGACCACGAAGGCCGACGGCACCCCGGACTACGGCGTGTTCGGCCCCGACACCGTGGTGTGGGAGGTCTTCACCCACCCGGCGATGGTGATCTTCCATCACGCGGCGCAGAAGCTCGCGCAGGACGTCTACCTGCCGATCCAGGCCGCCGTACGCGACTACGAGCCGCTGAACAAGAAGGCCCGTGCGGGCGTCTTCACCCTCTTCGACGCGATGGAGCGCGTGACCCGCGGCGCCGGCATGCACGTGCCGCTGTGGCTCGGCGACACCGCGACCGCCGAGCACATGGCGTCGTGGCTGCACAAGATCCACACGCCGCTGAAGGGCGACGTCATCGACTCCGGCCGGCCGGAGCTGGGCGGATACGACGCGGTCAGCACGCGCGAGACGCTGTGGGCGACGTACACCGAGATGCATCCGATGCTCTGCGCCTACGAGGCGTTCGCCTGGAACGGCTGGCGCGCCCCCAAACGCCTGCCGGCCTGGAAGCGCGACAAGTTCATGGACGAGTCGGCGAACTACGCGATCCTGCACGGCGCGGACCCCGACGAGGTGCCGCACTCGATGGCCGAGCTCGACGCGCTCTACGCGAAGTACGCCGAGTTCTTCGCGCACAGCGAGACGGTGCAGAACCAGCTCGACACGGGCGAGAGCATCCTCGACGTCTCCGCCCGCGTCGGCAAGAAGAACTGGGACAAGACGCAGAGCAAGGCGCTCAAGGTCATCTTCGTCGCGATCCTCGGCATGGAGCTGCCGATGCTCGGCGCACTGCCCCGCCCGTACCGGCTCGCCCACGGGCTGAGCCCCGCGAAGGCGACGTGGGCGGCGATCGTCGCCAAGCTCTTCGTGCCCGTCGCCTGGTTCATGCAGCGCCCCCGGTTCGAGCGCAAGTGGATCCGCACCCTCTGGGGTCCGGACGGCCAGCGGCTCATCGACAGCGCCCGCAAGGTCCGCGCGGAGTACCTCGCCGCCCACCCCGAGACGCTCAAGTCCCCGCAGCACGCCTGA